The following proteins come from a genomic window of Helicobacter sp. MIT 99-5507:
- the rpmF gene encoding 50S ribosomal protein L32, whose protein sequence is MAVVPKRRVSKTRGLKRRTHYKVKLATPIKDKNGNWKLPHTISKETGNYK, encoded by the coding sequence ATGGCAGTTGTTCCAAAAAGAAGAGTTAGTAAAACTAGAGGTTTAAAAAGAAGAACTCATTATAAAGTAAAGCTTGCTACACCAATAAAAGATAAAAATGGAAATTGGAAGTTGCCGCACACAATTAGCAAAGAGACTGGAAATTATAAGTAA
- the ndk gene encoding nucleoside-diphosphate kinase: MERTLSIIKPDAVKKNIIGKIIDRFESNGLRIAAMKKILLDRNTAGEFYAIHKERPFYNDLVNFMTSGPVVVMVLEGDNAVKKNRELMGDTDPKKAQAGTIRADFAENIDANAVHGSDSLENAKNEIAFFFTQTEIR; encoded by the coding sequence ATGGAAAGAACGCTTTCAATAATAAAGCCAGATGCAGTAAAAAAGAATATTATTGGTAAGATTATTGATAGATTTGAAAGTAATGGTTTGAGGATTGCAGCTATGAAAAAAATACTGCTTGATAGAAACACAGCAGGTGAATTTTATGCAATCCACAAAGAAAGACCATTTTATAATGATTTGGTAAATTTTATGACAAGCGGTCCTGTTGTCGTAATGGTATTGGAAGGCGATAATGCTGTTAAGAAAAATAGAGAGTTGATGGGTGATACAGACCCAAAAAAAGCACAAGCAGGAACTATACGAGCTGATTTTGCAGAAAATATAGATGCAAATGCTGTGCATGGTAGTGATAGCTTAGAAAATGCAAAAAATGAAATTGCATTCTTTTTTACACAAACTGAAATTAGGTAA
- a CDS encoding DUF362 domain-containing protein, with protein MAVKITDLCISCGSCIDECPVSAIVDDDNNPTDEGIYYVYADKCVECVGHNEMPACASACPTEGCIVWSARGATSRDDISDANRNDSVSVM; from the coding sequence ATGGCTGTAAAGATTACAGATTTGTGTATTTCTTGTGGGTCTTGTATAGATGAATGCCCTGTTAGTGCGATTGTAGATGATGATAATAATCCAACAGATGAGGGAATCTATTATGTTTATGCAGATAAATGTGTGGAATGTGTAGGGCATAATGAAATGCCAGCTTGTGCTAGTGCTTGTCCTACTGAAGGTTGTATCGTATGGAGTGCTAGAGGTGCAACAAGTAGAGATGATATATCAGATGCAAATAGGAATGATTCTGTATCTGTTATGTAA
- the metK gene encoding methionine adenosyltransferase, whose amino-acid sequence MKNEFLFTSESVTEGHPDKMADQISDAILDYIIQRDKNARVACETLLSNGFGVIAGELKTTTYVPMQDIAREVIKDIGYTDSLYGFDYRSAGILNGVGEQSPDINQGVDREDGEIGAGDQGLMFGYACDETDTLMPLPIYLSHRLTEGLAKARKDGILPFLRPDGKSQVTIKYKDGKPAYIDTIVISTQHAPDVKYNHLKDSVIEEIVQKVIPQEYMQDNIKYHINPTGKFVIGGPQGDAGLTGRKIIVDTYGGSCPHGGGAFSGKDPSKVDRSGAYIARYIAKNLVAAGVSPKVTVQISYAIGVVEPVSIYINTHGYSKIDSADIEKCVRAVFKLTPKGIIESLDLLRPIYRKTAAYGHFGRELSEFTWEATNKVDEIRDYLKIK is encoded by the coding sequence ATGAAAAATGAGTTTTTATTTACTTCAGAATCCGTAACAGAAGGACATCCAGACAAGATGGCAGACCAAATAAGCGATGCTATACTAGACTATATTATACAAAGAGATAAAAATGCAAGAGTAGCTTGTGAGACGCTACTTTCTAATGGTTTTGGTGTGATTGCAGGTGAGCTAAAAACTACTACTTATGTTCCTATGCAAGATATAGCAAGAGAAGTTATAAAAGACATTGGATATACAGATTCTTTATATGGTTTTGATTATAGAAGTGCTGGAATCCTAAATGGAGTTGGCGAGCAAAGTCCTGATATAAATCAAGGTGTAGATAGAGAAGATGGCGAGATTGGTGCAGGAGACCAAGGGCTAATGTTTGGATATGCTTGTGATGAAACTGACACGCTTATGCCACTTCCAATATATTTATCACATAGACTAACAGAAGGATTAGCAAAAGCTAGAAAAGATGGAATATTGCCATTTTTAAGACCAGATGGAAAATCTCAAGTTACTATCAAATACAAAGATGGAAAGCCTGCATATATCGATACTATTGTTATTTCAACACAACATGCTCCAGATGTAAAATATAATCATCTAAAAGATTCTGTAATAGAAGAAATCGTGCAAAAAGTAATACCACAAGAATACATGCAAGATAACATAAAATATCACATCAACCCAACAGGAAAGTTTGTTATTGGCGGACCACAGGGTGATGCTGGACTAACTGGTAGAAAAATCATTGTTGATACTTATGGCGGTAGCTGTCCTCATGGTGGTGGCGCATTTAGTGGTAAAGATCCTAGCAAAGTAGATAGAAGCGGAGCATATATAGCTAGATATATAGCTAAAAACCTTGTTGCAGCAGGAGTAAGTCCTAAGGTAACTGTTCAAATTTCTTATGCTATTGGAGTTGTTGAACCTGTGTCTATTTATATAAATACTCATGGTTATTCTAAAATAGATTCAGCTGATATAGAAAAATGCGTAAGAGCAGTATTTAAACTAACACCAAAAGGAATTATAGAATCTCTAGATTTGCTAAGACCGATATATAGAAAAACTGCAGCATATGGACATTTTGGTAGAGAACTAAGCGAATTTACTTGGGAAGCTACAAATAAAGTAGATGAAATTAGAGATTATTTAAAAATTAAATAA
- a CDS encoding peroxiredoxin produces the protein MLVTKQAPNFIAEAVKADGMFDDKFELYNNIGKNGAVLFFWPKDFTFVCPSEIIAFDNRVKEFQDRGINLIGVSIDSKEVHFAWRNTEVKNGGIGPVNFPIVSDITKSISRDYDVLFGGAVALRGTFLIDRNKIIRHATINDLPLGRNVDETLRMVDALLFFEEHGEVCPAGWNKGDKGMRADAKGVAEYLAQNASKL, from the coding sequence ATGCTAGTGACTAAACAAGCTCCAAATTTTATTGCGGAAGCTGTGAAAGCAGATGGTATGTTTGATGATAAATTTGAACTATATAACAATATAGGCAAAAATGGTGCGGTATTATTCTTTTGGCCAAAAGATTTTACTTTTGTTTGTCCTTCAGAAATTATTGCATTTGATAACAGAGTAAAAGAATTTCAAGATAGAGGTATCAATCTAATTGGTGTTTCTATAGATTCTAAAGAAGTGCATTTTGCATGGAGAAATACAGAAGTAAAAAATGGCGGTATAGGTCCTGTTAATTTCCCGATAGTATCAGATATCACTAAATCAATTTCAAGAGATTATGATGTTTTATTTGGTGGTGCTGTTGCATTAAGAGGCACTTTTTTAATTGATAGAAATAAAATTATCCGCCATGCAACAATAAATGACTTACCACTTGGAAGAAATGTAGATGAAACACTAAGAATGGTTGATGCACTACTTTTCTTTGAAGAGCATGGTGAAGTATGTCCAGCTGGTTGGAATAAAGGTGACAAAGGAATGAGAGCTGATGCTAAAGGTGTAGCAGAATATCTTGCACAAAACGCTAGCAAATTATAA
- a CDS encoding glycosyltransferase family 39 protein: MRIYLALCIFIAFFVMVVKFVYSGNYASLKYSFAHVDVSISAKDCKSYHLLLDSGNINLTYLEKGEGIAFYPYSITKNTICAMSRNVITSGVTNLRLLVDSKIALDDIEFISINIGSRNFYLNKDSIESSQNNGAFIIDLSNFKLNQSSAFINNIENIWIGLVKLFIAPPYLFLWITIILLFKIDSVVLKNLAQKHHIFILAFIMLCGFCLRLNQCCTQSLWGDELYSVGVVAYPSDSFLSVFKDPGNPPFYNFLLKIWLGIFGYTIESARLLSVVIGAFAPLGIFLFLKNHTKQDSAIALFGALFMAISQVAIGAAHEVRGYVLELTLIPFICYYLFNLYNKFSFHDMIIYVLLSIMLVNTHYFGSIFIFSSFIISIFILKNIKKILLLFMLDCIIALSLLPYFYITAFNHSLLDSSFNTWIQMPTLNDIFIIPFQILGSGISVFLFIVFVLYSINYREKIIYFLLGICILMIIIPFVASFLRPIYFTKYIIFVIYPLIISFICFMIFRIESKYRFVFILFSFAVFSTALFDKNVSPIGLGDNSRAKFEFITQDSNNYTNAYIVDINTIMAPKERQYEVYNLKPNAKFIKDIKNIESGILYFDNYYTDSIQTINELQNRGAIVQKIPFGRKSSDKLLEKVDFIYKVILE; this comes from the coding sequence ATGAGAATCTATCTTGCATTATGTATTTTTATTGCATTTTTTGTAATGGTAGTAAAATTTGTATATAGTGGAAATTATGCTTCTTTGAAATATTCATTTGCACATGTTGATGTGAGTATTTCTGCAAAAGATTGCAAATCTTATCATCTGCTTTTAGATTCTGGAAATATAAATCTAACATATCTAGAAAAAGGCGAAGGAATTGCATTTTATCCATATAGTATCACCAAAAATACAATATGTGCCATGAGTAGAAATGTAATTACATCTGGTGTAACAAATCTAAGATTATTGGTGGATTCTAAGATTGCATTGGATGATATTGAGTTTATTAGTATAAATATTGGAAGTAGGAATTTTTATCTAAATAAGGATTCTATAGAATCTAGCCAAAATAACGGGGCATTTATCATAGATTTATCAAATTTCAAACTTAATCAATCTAGTGCTTTTATAAACAATATTGAAAATATATGGATAGGTCTTGTAAAATTATTTATTGCTCCACCATATTTATTTCTTTGGATTACTATTATTTTATTATTTAAAATAGATTCTGTGGTTTTGAAGAATCTAGCACAAAAGCACCATATTTTTATATTAGCATTTATTATGTTATGTGGATTTTGCTTGAGACTTAATCAATGCTGCACACAATCGCTCTGGGGAGATGAATTGTATTCTGTTGGAGTTGTTGCATATCCAAGCGATAGTTTTCTAAGCGTATTTAAAGATCCTGGAAATCCACCATTTTATAATTTCTTATTAAAAATATGGCTAGGAATCTTTGGATATACAATAGAGTCTGCTAGGCTATTATCGGTTGTGATAGGCGCATTTGCACCACTTGGAATCTTCTTATTTCTAAAAAATCATACCAAGCAAGATTCTGCTATAGCATTATTTGGTGCATTATTTATGGCAATCTCACAAGTTGCAATTGGTGCGGCACACGAAGTAAGAGGCTATGTTTTGGAGCTTACTTTAATTCCTTTTATTTGTTATTATTTATTTAATCTTTATAATAAATTTAGTTTTCATGATATGATAATTTATGTCTTATTGTCTATTATGTTAGTAAATACACATTATTTTGGTTCTATTTTTATATTTTCTAGTTTTATTATTAGTATTTTTATTTTAAAAAATATCAAAAAAATATTATTACTTTTTATGCTTGATTGTATAATCGCGCTTTCTCTTTTGCCATATTTTTATATCACTGCATTTAATCATTCACTTTTGGATTCTAGCTTTAATACTTGGATACAAATGCCAACTTTAAATGATATATTTATCATTCCATTTCAGATTCTAGGTAGCGGAATAAGCGTATTTTTGTTTATTGTTTTTGTGCTATATTCAATAAATTATAGAGAGAAAATCATATATTTCTTGCTTGGAATTTGTATTTTAATGATTATTATTCCATTTGTTGCAAGCTTTTTGCGTCCAATATATTTTACAAAATATATTATATTTGTTATTTATCCTCTTATTATTAGCTTTATTTGCTTTATGATATTTAGGATTGAGAGTAAATATCGCTTTGTATTTATTTTGTTTAGTTTTGCTGTATTTAGCACTGCATTATTTGATAAAAATGTATCTCCAATTGGTCTTGGTGATAATTCAAGGGCAAAATTTGAATTTATTACACAAGATTCTAATAACTACACTAATGCATATATCGTGGATATAAATACTATTATGGCTCCTAAAGAGCGACAATATGAAGTATATAATCTAAAGCCAAATGCCAAATTTATCAAAGATATTAAAAATATAGAATCTGGAATCTTGTATTTTGATAATTATTATACAGATTCTATTCAAACTATAAATGAACTGCAAAATAGAGGTGCTATCGTGCAAAAGATTCCATTTGGTAGAAAAAGTAGTGATAAGTTGCTAGAAAAAGTAGATTTTATTTATAAGGTAATTTTAGAGTGA
- a CDS encoding GtrA family protein, whose protein sequence is MNKFIKFAFVGTLGTITNLVIFFVLSKLAFHYMLNSCVCFIIAVSQNYILNNFFTFKEKTLSLKQYLLYINANIFGLCVNLLVLFIFRNFILGQFYYKDILSQALGIAFGMVVNFLLSKYFVFKEN, encoded by the coding sequence ATGAATAAATTCATCAAATTTGCTTTTGTTGGCACTCTTGGCACGATTACAAATCTAGTGATATTTTTTGTTTTATCAAAATTAGCTTTTCATTATATGCTAAATTCTTGTGTATGTTTTATCATAGCTGTTAGCCAAAACTATATTTTAAATAACTTCTTTACATTTAAAGAAAAAACCTTAAGTCTCAAGCAATATCTCCTTTATATCAATGCAAATATATTTGGCTTGTGTGTAAATCTGCTTGTATTATTTATTTTTAGAAATTTCATTTTAGGGCAGTTTTATTACAAAGATATTTTATCGCAAGCATTAGGCATCGCCTTTGGCATGGTAGTGAATTTTTTATTATCAAAATATTTTGTATTTAAGGAGAATTGA
- a CDS encoding polyprenol monophosphomannose synthase, whose amino-acid sequence MGGGQEQNSLILIPTYNEACNIKDLIISIFNLHPKINILIIDGNSNDDTCIIVNSLKEKYPNLHLFIQESKNGLGKAYICGFKIGMKYQYDYFISMDADFSHNPKYISSFLSYLEVFDVVIGSRNVKGGSIVGWNLFRKILSFGGSLYARIILGCKIMDFTGGFNAYTLKAIKAINVDKIDSNGYCFQIEMKYRAKKANLKIVEFPICFCDRTQGKSKMSKAIVYEAILKTLLLRFSK is encoded by the coding sequence ATAGGGGGGGGGCAGGAACAAAATAGCTTAATTTTAATTCCTACATACAACGAAGCTTGCAATATTAAAGACTTAATAATTTCTATATTTAATCTCCACCCAAAAATAAATATTCTTATCATCGATGGTAATTCAAATGATGATACTTGCATTATTGTAAATTCACTAAAAGAAAAATATCCAAATCTGCATTTATTCATTCAAGAATCTAAAAATGGTCTTGGCAAAGCATATATTTGTGGTTTTAAAATAGGTATGAAATATCAATATGATTATTTTATTTCAATGGATGCAGATTTTTCTCACAATCCAAAATACATATCTAGCTTTTTATCTTATTTGGAAGTTTTTGATGTAGTAATTGGTTCTAGAAATGTCAAAGGTGGAAGTATTGTTGGCTGGAATCTATTTAGAAAGATTCTATCTTTTGGTGGTAGCTTGTATGCAAGAATTATACTTGGTTGTAAGATTATGGATTTTACAGGAGGTTTTAATGCCTATACTCTAAAAGCAATCAAGGCTATCAATGTAGATAAAATAGATTCTAATGGATATTGCTTTCAAATAGAGATGAAATATAGAGCAAAAAAAGCAAATCTAAAAATAGTTGAATTCCCAATTTGTTTTTGTGATAGGACACAAGGCAAGTCAAAAATGAGTAAAGCCATCGTTTATGAGGCAATTTTAAAAACTTTGCTTTTAAGGTTTAGCAAATGA
- a CDS encoding S1-like domain-containing RNA-binding protein has translation MQYLKVARFSKFGAYLIDEMKNEVLLPNRYITDEVIINSLVWVFVYSDSEDRLVAITTMPKGFVGDILSLEIIDIVENGAYLDLGIPKDLFMPSKNPSHLKIGQKVVIKLTLDKQNRLIARQNLASYLEKLNIHSKIKNVDILPFLKTDIGFNCVVNNKYFGVIHNNDINTKINIGDNIKGIIKKIRQDGKVDLGLVSNINLTKNIILDKLCSGVLKLNFDSSSKEIFEYLGISKKLFKSASNSLIKENKVKFIKDSNGKLVLHKI, from the coding sequence ATGCAATATCTAAAAGTAGCACGATTTAGCAAATTTGGTGCTTATTTGATAGATGAAATGAAAAATGAAGTTTTACTTCCAAATCGATATATCACCGATGAGGTGATTATAAATAGTCTTGTTTGGGTTTTTGTATATAGTGATAGCGAGGATAGATTGGTAGCTATTACTACGATGCCAAAGGGTTTTGTTGGTGATATTTTATCATTAGAAATTATTGATATAGTGGAAAATGGAGCATATCTAGATCTTGGGATCCCAAAGGATTTATTTATGCCAAGCAAGAATCCATCACATCTAAAAATCGGGCAAAAAGTAGTGATAAAACTAACTTTAGATAAACAAAATAGGCTTATTGCAAGGCAGAATCTAGCTTCTTATCTTGAGAAATTAAACATACATTCAAAAATAAAAAATGTCGATATTCTCCCATTTCTAAAAACTGATATTGGTTTTAATTGTGTAGTAAATAATAAATATTTTGGAGTGATTCACAATAATGATATAAACACAAAAATCAATATTGGTGATAATATCAAAGGTATCATAAAAAAAATTAGACAAGATGGCAAAGTTGATTTGGGTTTGGTATCAAATATAAATCTCACAAAAAATATTATTTTAGATAAATTATGCAGTGGTGTGTTAAAATTAAATTTTGATTCTAGTAGCAAAGAGATTTTTGAATATTTAGGCATTAGTAAAAAGCTTTTTAAAAGTGCTTCAAATAGCCTTATTAAAGAAAATAAAGTAAAATTTATAAAAGATTCTAATGGTAAATTAGTATTACATAAAATTTAA
- a CDS encoding metal-dependent hydrolase, whose protein sequence is MLAKSHMALGLLGGLGAIALVHNQVNSIILLPLVVFGSLLPDIDEPRSFIGRKFPIISHIVSFSFTHRGFTHFFIFPFIIILLGLVLLPYYKTYAFVCFAISLGIFLHQIGDMLTISGIPYYFFPFSKAKAVLLPSALRFKTGSATEKMIFSIVLVPLVALFGAHYLDILDNFDVYKIINIIGELS, encoded by the coding sequence ATGTTAGCAAAGTCACATATGGCACTTGGATTGCTTGGTGGGCTTGGTGCAATAGCTCTAGTGCATAATCAAGTAAATAGTATTATTTTATTACCCTTAGTTGTTTTTGGCTCTCTTTTACCTGATATTGATGAGCCAAGAAGTTTTATTGGTAGGAAATTTCCTATCATTTCTCATATAGTTAGTTTTAGTTTTACTCATCGTGGTTTTACACATTTTTTTATCTTTCCATTTATAATAATATTACTTGGCTTGGTATTGCTTCCATATTATAAAACTTATGCCTTTGTTTGTTTTGCCATTAGCCTTGGAATCTTTCTTCATCAAATAGGTGATATGCTTACAATTAGTGGAATCCCTTATTATTTTTTTCCATTTTCTAAAGCAAAAGCTGTATTGTTGCCTAGTGCTCTTAGATTTAAAACAGGCAGTGCTACAGAAAAAATGATTTTTAGTATAGTTTTAGTGCCACTAGTAGCACTATTTGGAGCTCATTATTTAGATATATTAGATAATTTTGATGTATATAAAATAATCAATATCATAGGAGAATTATCATAA
- the rpsI gene encoding 30S ribosomal protein S9, with protein sequence MTKVYATGKRKSAIAKVWIKAGGGSLSINGKSLDEWLGGHEAIKMKVIQPLVLTSQEKALDIVAITFGGGYSAQAEALRHGISKALNLYDTSFRAILKPKGLLTRDSRVVERKKYGKRKARRSPQFSKR encoded by the coding sequence ATGACAAAAGTTTATGCAACTGGTAAAAGAAAAAGTGCAATAGCAAAGGTATGGATTAAGGCTGGCGGAGGTTCTTTAAGCATTAATGGTAAAAGCTTAGATGAATGGCTTGGCGGACATGAAGCAATTAAGATGAAAGTTATCCAACCACTAGTATTAACTTCACAAGAAAAAGCATTAGATATTGTAGCTATTACTTTTGGTGGTGGTTATAGTGCTCAAGCAGAAGCTCTAAGACATGGAATCTCAAAAGCTCTTAATTTATACGATACTTCTTTTAGGGCTATTTTAAAACCTAAAGGTCTTCTAACTAGAGATTCTAGGGTTGTTGAACGTAAGAAATACGGAAAAAGAAAAGCAAGAAGAAGTCCTCAATTTTCTAAGAGATAA
- the rplM gene encoding 50S ribosomal protein L13, whose protein sequence is MNLTSAMKKNEIQRNWIVLDAKDEIFGRLITKAAIYLRGKHKPSYTPNVDCGDFVVIINAKEAKFSGLKLNNKEYFTHSGYFGSTKSKTLAEMLEKHPEKLFRLAVRGMLPKTKLGREMIGKLKVYSGSEHPHTAQISKQSKKD, encoded by the coding sequence ATGAATCTAACTTCTGCAATGAAAAAAAATGAAATACAGAGGAATTGGATTGTGCTAGATGCAAAAGATGAGATTTTTGGTAGATTGATAACAAAGGCAGCTATTTACCTAAGAGGAAAACATAAGCCAAGTTATACTCCAAATGTTGATTGTGGAGATTTTGTAGTAATTATCAATGCTAAAGAAGCAAAGTTTAGCGGTCTTAAACTAAATAATAAAGAATATTTTACACATTCAGGATATTTTGGTAGCACAAAATCAAAAACACTCGCAGAAATGCTAGAAAAGCACCCAGAAAAATTATTTAGATTAGCCGTTAGAGGTATGCTTCCAAAGACAAAATTAGGTAGAGAAATGATTGGCAAGCTAAAGGTTTATAGTGGAAGTGAGCATCCACACACTGCACAAATAAGCAAACAAAGTAAAAAGGACTAA
- the argB gene encoding acetylglutamate kinase, which produces MLSRIKIADILVDSIPFIQEFRDSVIVIKYGGAAQQNLELKEKFACDIILLYMLGIKPIIVHGGGPKITQMLETLKIDNKFIDGIRVTSKEAMKVVEMVLSGDINRELTFFFNHHGVKAVGISGKDSMLLEAKPKDFEVFGYTGEIQKVNINILQKLLDDGFVPIIAPIASGDNIKHPGFNINADSVACEISKAIKANKVIFLTDTQGVLDSSGKLISTITPNDARIYKNDGTITGGMIPKIDASLSCVENGVKKVHIIDGRIPHSILLELFTTNGIGTQIILE; this is translated from the coding sequence GTGTTAAGTAGGATAAAAATAGCAGATATATTAGTAGATTCTATTCCATTTATACAAGAATTTCGAGATAGCGTGATAGTTATCAAGTATGGCGGTGCAGCACAGCAGAATCTTGAATTAAAAGAAAAATTTGCATGTGATATTATACTTTTGTATATGCTTGGAATTAAGCCTATTATTGTGCATGGTGGAGGTCCAAAAATCACTCAAATGCTAGAGACTTTAAAAATTGATAATAAATTTATAGATGGCATAAGAGTAACATCAAAAGAAGCAATGAAAGTTGTCGAGATGGTTTTAAGCGGTGATATAAATAGAGAATTGACATTTTTTTTCAATCATCACGGAGTAAAAGCAGTAGGGATTAGTGGCAAAGATTCTATGCTTTTAGAAGCTAAGCCAAAAGATTTTGAAGTTTTTGGATATACAGGTGAGATACAAAAAGTAAATATAAATATTTTACAAAAATTATTAGATGATGGTTTTGTGCCAATTATTGCACCAATTGCTTCAGGTGATAATATAAAACACCCTGGATTTAATATAAATGCAGATAGTGTAGCTTGCGAAATTTCAAAAGCAATAAAAGCAAATAAAGTGATATTTTTGACAGATACGCAAGGAGTTTTGGATTCTAGTGGTAAATTAATATCTACAATTACACCAAATGATGCGAGAATCTATAAAAATGATGGCACTATTACAGGTGGTATGATACCAAAGATAGATGCTTCTTTATCTTGTGTAGAAAATGGTGTAAAAAAAGTCCATATCATAGATGGTAGAATCCCGCATTCTATACTATTAGAATTATTTACTACAAATGGTATAGGAACACAAATAATTTTAGAATAA